CAGGCGCTCGCGCATTTTGTCGTTACGGGTGAGAGTGCTTTGGATTCGCCAACGCCCTGCCATCCCCGTGCCGGAGAAGTGTGGTCTTTTTATGACCCGCAGGATTGTGGATTCAGATTGTGGGGTTGGCGTTGGGATAGCGGTATAGTGCTGGAAGCGCTCGCTGTGGCAGCCCGCGTTACCGGAGATGCAACTATTCTCGATGCGGCTGTTGCTGCGGGCGATCGTATGCTTGCGTGTCAGTTGGCGGAAGGAGAGTGTGCCGGAGGATTTCCCGAGTGGGTCGATTTTCGTTACTCCGAGCGTGAGGGGCTGGTGACCGAATGGGTGGCACCCTTTAATGCAGCCTTTATTGCCGCCGGTCTGGATGAGCTTGCCCGTGCGGTCGGCGAGGTAGACCAAGAGCGGTATGCCGCTTCAGCTACGGCGGGATATGCCTGTCTCGCAAAGAAGGGCCTGACGAAGCAGGGGGGACTCTCCGGGTATTATTTTACTACCTCCGGCACATGGCAGTATCTGGGGCAGATCAACGATTCGTTCATTGCAGGGCGCGGCCTTTCCCGATGTAGCGAGACGCAACGGAATGAATATGCAGCCATTGCAACCCGTATGGCGCTGTACATGACGGATAAGGCGCAGCAGGCAGACGGGCATGTCCGCCGTGCATGGCACGATCCTGCCGGAGCAGCCCCTGCGGGTGTTCCCCTGTTTCCGGAGTGGAATGTCCACCCTGACAGGGTGGTGGAAAAGATATTCATGCGTGGGCAGGCTTGGGCCTTGTTTGGGCTTGCCGGGACGTGCCGTCTGCTGCAGGGGCAGTATTCTGCGCAGGCAATGCAAATCCGTGAAAGAACTGCAGGGCTGGCCGGTTACATCATGCGAGTGCAGCGTGCGAACGGTTCATGGCTTTACAGCCAGAAGCAGGAAGGGCTTGGCGAATGCGTGAAGGGAACTGCGGCTTTGGCACTGGCCTTGGCCGAATATGCGGCGGTATCCGGTGATTGCAGCGTTGTACCTGGTATCAGCAAGGCGCTTGGCTATCTCGAACAGTGCAGCGCGGGGAGCATTGTACCGCCATCGCTGGCAACACTACCGATGGACAGGTCGGAAGAAGGGGGCATCATCTACTACCGAAATCGTCCCATGGTTTGTGCCTATGCAGGGGCTTTGGAATTACTGGCCCGCGTTCGGTTGCAGGAGCTGGAAGGTACAGCATGAACATAGTGCAGGTCTGTAAATATTTCTACCCGAAGGTAACAGGCGTAACATCTTATGTGCACAGCCTTTCTGCTGCTCTGGCGCGCAGGGGACACAGGGTGACCGTGCTCACATGGGGCGACGCTGATGAAGAACAGCAGATGGACGGTTTCCGGCTCATCCGTGTGGGAGGACGCAGCAGAGAAGGCCTTGCAGCGGCACTGGCACAGCTTTCCGGAGAAGGCGTTGCAGACGTGGTGAACACGCACGGCATATGGGAGCATGTTCCTGTGGTGTCCGGTTGGTGCAGAAAGAATATGGTGCCACATGTGGTGACGATGCATGGCACATGGATGTTTCTCCACACTACGGATGCATACGCAACTCTTCGTGGGAGGCTGTGGTACGGGCTGTTGTATAAGAAAATCCTATGGCCGCGTATCATGCGCAGGGCAGCCGCTGCTATTGTGCTTAATGCTCAGGAAGAAGACATGGCCCGTCACTGGGCCTTGGTGCAGAATTGTATCCACCGCATCCCCAATGCCGTAGATACAGCGATGTTTACCCCTGCGCTACTGTCTCCCGAGATAACGGGAGAGGCCTCTTCCGTATCGGAGAATAAGAGGTTGCAAGTGGTTTTTGCCGGAGCTTTGCAGAGTCAGAAAGGGCTATTCACGGTGCTCCGGGCAGCAGAACGGCTGAACGCCGCTGGGACTCCCGTGCATTGGACTATATGTGGAGGAGGTCCGGAAGAAGCACGGGCCCGACAGATTATTGCAGACTGTGGGCTTGAAAACTGTGTGCTTCTGGCTGGTGCCGTCCCCAGAGAATGTATGCCGCAAACGTATAGGGATGCAGGCGTTGTTGTCCTGCCTTCGTATGGCGAGCCTTTCGGTACTGTCTATCTGGAGGCCATGGCTTCGGGAGTTCCTTGCATTGGTTGCCGAAGCGGTGGCACGCCGGAGATCATCTGCGACGGTGAAACAGGCTATCTTATTGAATACGATGATGACCAAGCCTTGGCGGAACGGGTCAGCGCGCTTGCAGCAGACGTAGCTTTACGCAGACGTATGGGCGAGGCTGGACGGAAGCGGGCCGAAGCTCTTTTTGCATGGGAGACGGTAACCTCACACCTTGAGGATGTGTATGCGCAGGTTTCCCGTTGATATAAAGCGTTACGCGGGGGTGTGCTTCCTGCTCGCTCTGTGTCTTGGATGGATGGAAGCGGCGCAGGGGGCAGTAACGGTACGCGTTATTCAGGATATGACGCCATCTTCCGGAATGGCGGGGTATGGGCAGGATGACACAGGCTCCTTCATTGCTTTGCGCGGCGGGGGTGGTGAGCATGTTGTGGTGCAGCTGCTTGTCCGCACCGATGTTCCACCACTTAAAGACATTTCCTTCGTGTTTGATGTAGTCGGCCTTGATAATCTGAAGGCATGGCGGAGCTGGTCCATCTGGAATGTGCCGGAAGTTGGTGTGCCTGTTCTCATAAAGGGGCCTATGCAACCCGCTTTGCAGACCACTGAGGCAGGACGCTTTCCCCGGTTTGATCTGCCGGATGCCAATGCTTTGGGTGGCAGGCCCCTGACCGAAGCGCTCCCGTCCGTTGCTTCCTGCTCCGTCTATATCGAATGCGAACTGCCGCGGGGCAAGGCCGGAACCTATGCCGGAAGATTGAGCATGCTTTCGGAAGGCATGACCGTTGCGCAGATACCTGTGCAGGTTGATGTGCTTCCCTATGACTTGCCCGAGACGCCGGACTTTATTGTAGAGATGAACTCTTACGGTGATTGGACGCGTCTGCTGGCACCAACAGTGGCAAACTATCACGCGATTCATAGGCTGTTCAGGCATTTCAGAAGCACGTTCACTTTGGTTCCGTACAGGCAGGACGGTTCAGCGGTGCTGCCGTTTCTTGAGCCTGTCGTGAAAGGCTATACTGGCGGTATTGCCATGGATTGGCAGGATTTTCTGAAGGCCAACGGACCACTCTTTGATGGCACAGCCTTTGCGGATGGACACCCGCTTTCGCATTTTCTATTGCCCTTCCGGTATGGTTGGCCCGTGCACGGGGCTCGGGATGGTGATCCGAGGTTGGCAGAACTCAGGAGAAATGCCGGATTGCGACAGGCCATGAGGGCGTTCTTTGCAGAGAAAGGGTGGGTAACTGAAAAGGAAAGACCACATACACGGTTTCAGGAGTTCCATAATGAGAATCCTGAACATGGTTCCAACGGCCCATGGTTTATGGATGAACCGCGAACTCAGCAGGATATGGAGGGACATGCCCTGTATACCAGCTTCAAAGTTGATGGATTCCCTGCGTACAGGGTGGATATCTCCGATTGGCGGCGTGTTCGCAATGGGCTGGAGCGTATGGGCAGTTATGTGGACGATTGGTATATTTCAGTAAATCCGGCCTATCTGGATGGGGAAGCCCTTGCCATATTTCGTGATCTTCAAGGGCAGCGAGGTTCGGATGCTGCAAATCAGGAGGGCTGGCTGTTTGGCTATGGTGAGCTGGCCGGATTTGTCAGGGACGGCAAAGCCGTTTCACATGCGGCGCTGGTTGCAGCGTTGTGCCGATATTGGAGCATGGATCTGGACGGCTATGCCCAATGGATAACTGACCTGTGGAAGCCTGCCAACGAGCCCGAATTGCCGCCGGAGGCACGGCCTCTGTATTTTGCCAACGCGGGTGGGGCCCGCACACTTTTTTGGCCCGGAACGTATCTGGGCGTAGATGGTCCATTGCCCTCCTTACGGCTGTTCTCTGTCAGGCAGGCCGTGCAGATGATTGATACGGCATCGTTGGTATGCAGACGACATCCTGAACGATGCAAGGCTGTGCGGGAGCGGTTGGCTTCACTTTCGTCTGAAGATGAGCGTGAGAATCGAATGTATATGCAGGGATTGCAGACGATACTTACGGAACATGGGGAGCAATAACCGCATGAAAGAAGAACGGACGGAAAAACGCCGGGGCGAGGCAATGCAGATGCGGTGTACCCGTCTGGCACAGGGCATAACAGGGTGGCTGTCCTCGCTGCAGGTTACCGATGACGGTTACGATACCGGTGGTATCCGTGATCCGCTGTCAGGCGTTGTGGCCGGAGAACATTATTCCGCCAGCCATTTTGCGTGGGTACAGCTCCTGATGCGGAATCAGCCAGACGGTCTTCTGCGGGTGCAGGCGGCAAAGCGGGCTCTGGATTTTCATGTGCGCACAGCACCGGATGAATATGCGCCTCGCAGTTGGGATTATCATTGGGACTTCAATAATCTGGCCTTTGCCGCATCGTTTGGCCTGCTGCGAGAGAAGCTGGGCGCAGACGAACGGGACCGTTACACCGTTGCCATGATGACATGGCGAACGAATCCGCATCATGCGGTCAACTGGGTTGCGATGCGTAGCCTCGCCGCTGCTTTTCGCTACGCCCTTTTGGGCTTGCAGGAAGATGCCTTGCAGGCCGTGCATTGGTTGGAATTTGTACTGAGCGCACAGTTGGCTGATGGTGGCATAGAGGACGTGAAAGGACAAAGTTTGCCCAGCCAGTACCATGCCTACAGTGCCTGTCTGCTGCATATGCTGCTGGAGCCAGCGCCCGCACGTCCGGAAGCTGGAGAGAGTGCTGTGGATGCGGCAACATCTAGTTCGGTATCTTTGGCCGGATTGCTGGAAAAGGCCTCTTTCACTGCTGTGGAAGCAAGGGTACGCAAGGCTGTGATTGCCGCAGCCCGCTGGCTGCTTGCCATATGCGGTCCGGATGGCGAAATGAATGCCCTCGGCCGTGGGCAGGGTCAAATATTCGGGTACGCATGTGCCGTATATTTGTTTAGAGCTGCCATGCAACTGGATACTGCCAAGGCCGGAGAATACCTGTGGGCTGCAGAATCGGTACTGAGCCGGATGGAGCGTTTTGTGCGGCGGGACGGTAGCTTGCCTCTTGTGCTGCATACGTTGCCGGATGCTGAGCGTGCCGGTTGGTACGATTATCACCATGGCTCGGTGTACAACGCGTTTGCGGCTCTGTGGCTGCAAAAGGCAGCCATGTTGCCGGACGGAGAGAGATTTTTGGCAGAACAGCGGGCAGAACAACCCGCCACCGGAGTGACGCATCTGCCGGAATCCGGCCTGCTGGTTATTCGCGGCAGATCATATTTTGCCTTGTTCAGCAGAGGACATGCCGGAGCCGGTTATGCCACCGAGGCGGGGATTACTCCGCATCTGCTGATGGTGGGGGAACAGGTGCTGTTCAGGTATCCGCAGGGGCCGGCAGCAGGAAAATACGGGGAACGTTGTCTTCACAAGGGGCAGACCGCCAACATATGGGCTCCTGTCTGGACTGTCCCCTATACGGAAGAGGGGACTCTGAAAGTAGCCTCTGCTGACCGTTATCAGGGGGCTGTTTCAAAGGGAGTTGACATTTTGTGGAATGCGCCTGCCGGTGCGCACGGCAGTCTCTCCAAACTCTCGGAACAATGCTGGCTGTTGAGGTTGGAAGCGCATGGAGCAGTGTGGGAGCGTCGCCTGACCGTGGGGGCAGATCATCTGGAAGCGGATGATACGTTCACCCTTTCCGGTACGCTCGGCAAGTCCGGTATCTCTGGGGGCATGGAGGGCAATGGTGCGGTGCAGGTGCGTCGTGTTAATGTCAGTCTGCCGGAAGCTATCGGGTCGGGCAGCGCCGGGAGTACGTTCCGTCTGTCCTTCTTCTCCGGTAATAGGGAATATCCTGAAATGCGGGAGCAGGTTGTGGCCGCAGGTGGAGTGATGCGGGTGTATGCAACGGAACAGCTTGTTTCCCGTGCGGGCAAGACCAAAACTATTCACGACGGTTGGCGGTTGAGAATGCGCTCCGGGGCGGAAACCGGCAAAATTCCCCCCGTTGTCACGCTCAGCTGGGACCCCTGGAGCCGTTTGTGGAAGCGCAAGCAACGACTCATGCATTCTCTCTGGCAGCGGCACGGACAGCGGGTCTCCTATGTGGAGCCGGCCGTGCGGATGACGGATGTTATTGCCCATGGAAGAGAGCTCACGGGGAGTGACGAATACAGCAGGCGACTCAGACGCGGGTTGCGGCCTTTCGGCACAAGCATGGGAGATGGTCTTACAGTGCACTCACCGCTTCTGCCTTTACCTTTTGCCCGTACATTCCCGAAGATTGCAGAGGTCAATGCCCGTTTCTGGCTGAGCCAGATCGGCAAGGTGGTGAAGAACACTGCTACAAAAGAGGGGTATATCCTCTGGGTGTACCATCCCTCACAACTGGAAGCCGTGGAAGCCTATGGCGCAGGTGCGTCCCTTGTCGTCTACGACTGGACGGACGACTGGGTCGCGGCCTTGCCGGATTCTTTTTCCGATGCGTACAGGACAGAGCTGGCAAGCAGACAGCAAGCCCTGCTGCGCCGAGCGGATGTGATCTTTGCCGTTTCGGAGGAACTGGCCCGTCGTGCTTCAGAGCATTGTCCGTGGGTGCACTATCTGCCTAACGGTACTGATACGGCTACCTTTGCTCCGGTGGAGCGGGGGACGAGGGAAGGGCGGCCTGAGATCGTGTATCTCTCCCAGATTACCGAGCGGCTGGATGTTGCCCTGTTCAGGGAGTTGGCGCAGGCCTCTCCCCAGTGGGATTTCCGTCTTATTGGCCCTGTCGTATGTGATCCGGCTATTGTGACCCCCCTGCATGAGCTGCCCAATGTCATTCTCACCGGTGCTATGCCGTATGCCGAGGCAGCCAGCGCCACGGCACGGGCGGATGTATGTATCCTGCCCCACGTAGTAGACTCGCTGACCGCCACCCTCGATCCCATTAAGCTCTATGATTATCTGGCAACGGGGAATCCAGTGGTATCCACGGCTGTGGCCATGCATCCCGCCCTCAGGGAATACGTGCACATTGCCTCCGATGCGGAAAGCTTCAGGCGAGCCATCGCAGCTGCCCTGACAGAGGATGGAGCGGCTCGCAGCATTCGCAGGCAGGCAGTCATGGCGCATTCATGGGAGGCAAGAGCGGATGAACTTCATCATATTCTGGGCAGTTATTTCGGGGGCGAGCCGTGCGCATAGTCGTGGATGCAAGAGTGCTGAGCCTGCCCGAAGTTCGGGGTATTGCCAGCTATCTCATGGAGATTTTGCGGGCCTGGCCCGATGTGCATGCAGGTGCACAGCGTGACGAGTTTGTGCTCTTCACTGAAGACCCAATTCCCGATGATCGTTGCTGCTCTTCGGCGGATGTGCGAGTGGTGCAGGTGCCTTCCATCCGCGGGAGCCGTTTCAGGGTATGGGATTGGTACTGCCTGCCCGCTGCACTGAACACCCGGGGCTATGATTTGCTGTGGACGCCGGCCAATACATCTTTGCCCGTTGGCGGCCTTGCACAGGTATGTACCATCCATGACACCATCGTACAGGAATGCCTGTCGCCCCGATCCCTGTTTGAAAGGTTTGTTCAACGCGTCGTATTCCCATATTGGGCAAGGCGTTATGCGGACAGGGTCATCACCGTCAGCAATTTTTCTGCGGGACGTATTGCTAAGGTCTTCGGATACAAGGCGGAACAGATTACCGTTGTGCCTAACGGTGCCACCTTTGCGGAATTATGCTTCGATAGTCCCGAAGTGGCTCGCGTTTTTCTCCGCGAGAAGTTGGGCATTACGCTTCGTTACATTCTTGCCTTTGGTGCTGAAAGCCCATGGAAAAACACGCAGGGAGTTTTGGATGCTTTCAGGCTTGTGGCTGCAGTGAATCCGGATATCGGACTGATCATCGCGGGGCTGCAGCCCAGGGCGCTGCCCGAGTTTTCCGGATTGGTGGAGGCCTTGGGATTGCAGGAGCGTGTGACACTGTTACCTTTCACGGACAGGACAACGAGAGATGCTCTGTATCAGGGGGCTGAGGTGTTCCTGTATCCCTCGCTGTTTGAAGGCTTCGGGCTTCCTCCGCTGGAAGCCATGGCTGCTGGCACTCCGGTTGTTGCCTCCAACGCGGCGAGCATACCGGAGGTGGTAGGCGACGCGGCTGTGTTGGTAAATGCTCGCGAGGCGGATGAAATCGCAGACGCTCTCTTGCGTGTTCTGGAGAGTGTGGAAATCAGAGCGGCATTGGTGGATGCCGGACGGCGGAATATCCGACGTTTTACATGGGGTGAGTGTGCTCAGCGGCACAGAGCGGTATTTGCGGAGATGGTCGATAAGCGAGGACCCCGAAAGGGATGAAATGGCCCGGGATTGCTTGATGGATTTGGCACGGGCTCGGTCGGATTGGGGCAGAAACAGACAGGCAAGCTAGACCAGAAAGTCCATGATGAGTTGGATTGGATCAAGCCGGTTTACGGACCTGCATCGGGAGTTACGATGCCAAAGGGAGACAGGATGAAGGGCAGGATTCTCGTGGTGGAAAACGGTGCCGGTTTCGGCGGGGCGTTGACCAGCCTTGCAACGCTGGTGGAAGCCCTGCCTGCTGATTGTTGGGAGGTGCACCTTCTTACCTCGTATCCGCAAAAAAATATTGTTGCAGGGGGGGCCGTGTGCAGCGTTGCGGAATTACCACGCCAACGTCGATATGGTGCAGACTCCACAGCTCAGCAGACCTTGCAGAAGTTTTTGGGAAGACGTGCGGGTAATGCTGCCTTTGTGTACGACTTTCTTACAACGGGACGGCTCTTTGCTTCACGCATTGCACAATACATCCACAGCAACGGCATACACCTTGTGCATTGCAATAACGGCGTGCTGATCAATGATGCTGCCGTACTGGGGGCCCGCAAAGCGCAGGTACCCTGTGTTGTACACTCTAGAGGGCCGGAATATGCCGGGCGTGTGTCTGCGTGGCTGGCCGGTTATGTTGATATGTTCATGCCGGTATCGGAGTTTATTGCAGGGACCGTGCGGAAGATAGGGGTTCCGCAAGAACGCGTTGTTGTTGTTCCTGAAGGTATTGATGCGCAGCACTTCATGGCTGGAGCAGATGCCGCCGCTTTCCGGCAGGCCCATGGTATTTCCGGAGATGTGCCTTTGGTTGGTATGGTGGGGTGTCTTGTTGGCTGGAAGGGGCACGACGTGTTTTTGGACGCCTGCGCTTCGTTTCTTGCGAACAGCAATGCCAAGGCTGTTATCGTTGGCGGGGAACCCTCCGGCGGACAGAGCGGAGGAACACTTGTGCGTCTGAAGGAAAGAGCGCAGGCATTGGGATTGGCTGACCGGATTATTTTTACCGGACACTGTACACAGGTTGCCTCTGCGATAGCGGCCTGTAGTGTGTTGGTGCATGCGTCCGTCATTCCTGAGCCATTCGGAAGGGTCATGCTTGAAGGCATGGCGGCCGGTACAGCCGTGGTCTGTACACGGGCCGGGGGACCGGCGGAAGTTGTCAGAGACGGTGAGAACGGACTTCTGGTTGCGCCTGCCGATG
This region of Desulfovibrio subterraneus genomic DNA includes:
- a CDS encoding glycoside hydrolase family 88 protein, producing the protein MKLYNMQVFRLSSAVVAGWENVLKLRVQDTCPMLLPVFSDMAALRKAVEARHPYLAQDNSLILNAQGRIVARLQDVLKSLENHAENFCAGEQSSGSRDRVHALGQALAHFVVTGESALDSPTPCHPRAGEVWSFYDPQDCGFRLWGWRWDSGIVLEALAVAARVTGDATILDAAVAAGDRMLACQLAEGECAGGFPEWVDFRYSEREGLVTEWVAPFNAAFIAAGLDELARAVGEVDQERYAASATAGYACLAKKGLTKQGGLSGYYFTTSGTWQYLGQINDSFIAGRGLSRCSETQRNEYAAIATRMALYMTDKAQQADGHVRRAWHDPAGAAPAGVPLFPEWNVHPDRVVEKIFMRGQAWALFGLAGTCRLLQGQYSAQAMQIRERTAGLAGYIMRVQRANGSWLYSQKQEGLGECVKGTAALALALAEYAAVSGDCSVVPGISKALGYLEQCSAGSIVPPSLATLPMDRSEEGGIIYYRNRPMVCAYAGALELLARVRLQELEGTA
- a CDS encoding glycosyltransferase family 4 protein produces the protein MNIVQVCKYFYPKVTGVTSYVHSLSAALARRGHRVTVLTWGDADEEQQMDGFRLIRVGGRSREGLAAALAQLSGEGVADVVNTHGIWEHVPVVSGWCRKNMVPHVVTMHGTWMFLHTTDAYATLRGRLWYGLLYKKILWPRIMRRAAAAIVLNAQEEDMARHWALVQNCIHRIPNAVDTAMFTPALLSPEITGEASSVSENKRLQVVFAGALQSQKGLFTVLRAAERLNAAGTPVHWTICGGGPEEARARQIIADCGLENCVLLAGAVPRECMPQTYRDAGVVVLPSYGEPFGTVYLEAMASGVPCIGCRSGGTPEIICDGETGYLIEYDDDQALAERVSALAADVALRRRMGEAGRKRAEALFAWETVTSHLEDVYAQVSR
- a CDS encoding glycoside hydrolase domain-containing protein, with translation MLSEGMTVAQIPVQVDVLPYDLPETPDFIVEMNSYGDWTRLLAPTVANYHAIHRLFRHFRSTFTLVPYRQDGSAVLPFLEPVVKGYTGGIAMDWQDFLKANGPLFDGTAFADGHPLSHFLLPFRYGWPVHGARDGDPRLAELRRNAGLRQAMRAFFAEKGWVTEKERPHTRFQEFHNENPEHGSNGPWFMDEPRTQQDMEGHALYTSFKVDGFPAYRVDISDWRRVRNGLERMGSYVDDWYISVNPAYLDGEALAIFRDLQGQRGSDAANQEGWLFGYGELAGFVRDGKAVSHAALVAALCRYWSMDLDGYAQWITDLWKPANEPELPPEARPLYFANAGGARTLFWPGTYLGVDGPLPSLRLFSVRQAVQMIDTASLVCRRHPERCKAVRERLASLSSEDERENRMYMQGLQTILTEHGEQ
- a CDS encoding glycosyltransferase; this translates as MKEERTEKRRGEAMQMRCTRLAQGITGWLSSLQVTDDGYDTGGIRDPLSGVVAGEHYSASHFAWVQLLMRNQPDGLLRVQAAKRALDFHVRTAPDEYAPRSWDYHWDFNNLAFAASFGLLREKLGADERDRYTVAMMTWRTNPHHAVNWVAMRSLAAAFRYALLGLQEDALQAVHWLEFVLSAQLADGGIEDVKGQSLPSQYHAYSACLLHMLLEPAPARPEAGESAVDAATSSSVSLAGLLEKASFTAVEARVRKAVIAAARWLLAICGPDGEMNALGRGQGQIFGYACAVYLFRAAMQLDTAKAGEYLWAAESVLSRMERFVRRDGSLPLVLHTLPDAERAGWYDYHHGSVYNAFAALWLQKAAMLPDGERFLAEQRAEQPATGVTHLPESGLLVIRGRSYFALFSRGHAGAGYATEAGITPHLLMVGEQVLFRYPQGPAAGKYGERCLHKGQTANIWAPVWTVPYTEEGTLKVASADRYQGAVSKGVDILWNAPAGAHGSLSKLSEQCWLLRLEAHGAVWERRLTVGADHLEADDTFTLSGTLGKSGISGGMEGNGAVQVRRVNVSLPEAIGSGSAGSTFRLSFFSGNREYPEMREQVVAAGGVMRVYATEQLVSRAGKTKTIHDGWRLRMRSGAETGKIPPVVTLSWDPWSRLWKRKQRLMHSLWQRHGQRVSYVEPAVRMTDVIAHGRELTGSDEYSRRLRRGLRPFGTSMGDGLTVHSPLLPLPFARTFPKIAEVNARFWLSQIGKVVKNTATKEGYILWVYHPSQLEAVEAYGAGASLVVYDWTDDWVAALPDSFSDAYRTELASRQQALLRRADVIFAVSEELARRASEHCPWVHYLPNGTDTATFAPVERGTREGRPEIVYLSQITERLDVALFRELAQASPQWDFRLIGPVVCDPAIVTPLHELPNVILTGAMPYAEAASATARADVCILPHVVDSLTATLDPIKLYDYLATGNPVVSTAVAMHPALREYVHIASDAESFRRAIAAALTEDGAARSIRRQAVMAHSWEARADELHHILGSYFGGEPCA
- a CDS encoding glycosyltransferase family 4 protein, producing MRIVVDARVLSLPEVRGIASYLMEILRAWPDVHAGAQRDEFVLFTEDPIPDDRCCSSADVRVVQVPSIRGSRFRVWDWYCLPAALNTRGYDLLWTPANTSLPVGGLAQVCTIHDTIVQECLSPRSLFERFVQRVVFPYWARRYADRVITVSNFSAGRIAKVFGYKAEQITVVPNGATFAELCFDSPEVARVFLREKLGITLRYILAFGAESPWKNTQGVLDAFRLVAAVNPDIGLIIAGLQPRALPEFSGLVEALGLQERVTLLPFTDRTTRDALYQGAEVFLYPSLFEGFGLPPLEAMAAGTPVVASNAASIPEVVGDAAVLVNAREADEIADALLRVLESVEIRAALVDAGRRNIRRFTWGECAQRHRAVFAEMVDKRGPRKG
- a CDS encoding glycosyltransferase family 4 protein encodes the protein MKGRILVVENGAGFGGALTSLATLVEALPADCWEVHLLTSYPQKNIVAGGAVCSVAELPRQRRYGADSTAQQTLQKFLGRRAGNAAFVYDFLTTGRLFASRIAQYIHSNGIHLVHCNNGVLINDAAVLGARKAQVPCVVHSRGPEYAGRVSAWLAGYVDMFMPVSEFIAGTVRKIGVPQERVVVVPEGIDAQHFMAGADAAAFRQAHGISGDVPLVGMVGCLVGWKGHDVFLDACASFLANSNAKAVIVGGEPSGGQSGGTLVRLKERAQALGLADRIIFTGHCTQVASAIAACSVLVHASVIPEPFGRVMLEGMAAGTAVVCTRAGGPAEVVRDGENGLLVAPADAQEMAQAVMRLLEDGELRAALAAQGRKTCEDYSMQRHVELVEQVYEGVLAGKAKKDR